In Paeniglutamicibacter kerguelensis, one genomic interval encodes:
- a CDS encoding S1 family peptidase, producing MQESSRTFLRRAGVAAATAAFVVGSTFVAGPAPATAGQRTDPAVAVPTAVDAAAPDARSAALPQGLAEAVQRDLGMGVEEFKAQGELVGVADQLRTDLQGAGLKATFAIDGNKIAVSVGTADREAVAQKLDALTRGTGVDLALATAEANTASASMATAAPTRKSPADVDELYKAYAASVDSETLSQLQAVMETADGYVIRSGSKDNPARPASRTLTSGGKLTPEEFAVQYPDVSIHEAEGPATVTAANDVLGGMGYGAPIGQDAYTLCSLGFNGFNASGDPAALSAGHCTRDGQITNVYIAEHGSPDVFEGLGAKLGSFGFSQFGGPGNTSLTTDGKQVLGNIGTDVSVLDKINSGLRPQPLVTDWKGVDERGSGAKVTGVASAVIGASVCKSGRTTGWTCGTVDEIGIFIVGGFRNSSSDLRGIRGFGMSNPWFAKAFEGDSGGAVISGGKAVGLTSAISDESDGAKGRAYFTDINQALKQAKGYSIKIFVNAPKITTKVKGAGMAAGAKISGTVASAPSGSTVQVVSSGKKIATAKISKGAFSFKTPQKLGTFKFTVQTAKGFSKSRSTAGSVKLLIPAPRITAPTNGATSVGSVTKISGKGFPGATVKLSGAVKGKAKVGKDGKWSKKTGALGYGGHKITVTQSKGSLVSRAAVASFKVAVPAPAFTAPARNTASTKAPRAISGTGIPGATLKLSGDVIKSLTIGGKGKWSVKLKSSWSLGSYGIKATQKVGKHTSANARISFKVVPKAPSIASPTAGRKFAQDKAPTTISGRGISGATVTIVLGKAKLSTTVVRGAWKAQIPGGWKAGSHTATAVQVLKKTASAPIKVKFSVAGPDAS from the coding sequence ATGCAGGAATCATCGCGGACTTTTCTGAGGCGTGCCGGTGTCGCCGCCGCAACTGCGGCGTTCGTGGTAGGCAGCACCTTCGTGGCCGGACCCGCTCCGGCGACCGCCGGGCAGAGAACGGATCCCGCTGTCGCCGTGCCGACCGCCGTCGACGCGGCCGCGCCGGATGCACGGAGCGCGGCACTGCCCCAAGGGCTTGCCGAGGCCGTGCAACGAGACCTGGGCATGGGCGTCGAAGAGTTCAAGGCCCAGGGCGAACTCGTTGGCGTTGCCGATCAGCTCCGGACGGATTTGCAGGGTGCGGGGCTCAAGGCAACCTTTGCCATCGACGGGAACAAGATCGCCGTCAGCGTCGGGACGGCCGACCGCGAGGCGGTCGCCCAAAAGCTCGATGCGCTGACGCGGGGCACCGGGGTCGATCTCGCGCTTGCCACCGCGGAAGCGAACACAGCCTCCGCTTCCATGGCAACCGCCGCACCGACCAGGAAGAGCCCGGCGGACGTCGACGAGTTGTACAAGGCATACGCGGCGTCTGTCGATTCCGAGACGCTGAGCCAGCTCCAGGCGGTCATGGAGACAGCCGACGGCTACGTGATCCGCTCGGGATCCAAGGACAATCCGGCCCGTCCCGCTTCGCGAACCCTGACGTCCGGCGGCAAGCTGACACCTGAGGAGTTCGCGGTCCAGTACCCGGACGTCAGCATCCATGAAGCCGAGGGTCCCGCCACCGTCACCGCGGCCAATGACGTGCTCGGCGGCATGGGGTACGGTGCGCCCATCGGACAGGACGCGTATACCCTGTGTTCGCTGGGCTTCAACGGATTCAACGCCTCCGGAGACCCCGCAGCACTGTCGGCCGGGCATTGCACGCGCGACGGGCAGATCACCAACGTCTACATTGCCGAGCACGGCTCACCGGATGTATTTGAGGGTCTCGGTGCCAAACTCGGTTCCTTCGGCTTCTCGCAATTCGGTGGCCCCGGAAACACCTCGCTGACAACCGACGGCAAGCAAGTGCTTGGAAACATCGGCACCGACGTATCCGTGCTGGACAAGATCAACTCCGGACTCAGGCCGCAACCGCTTGTCACCGACTGGAAGGGGGTCGATGAGCGAGGTTCCGGAGCCAAGGTCACGGGTGTGGCCAGCGCCGTCATCGGGGCAAGCGTCTGCAAGTCGGGCCGGACCACGGGATGGACCTGCGGCACCGTTGACGAGATAGGGATTTTCATCGTCGGAGGGTTCAGGAACAGTTCCTCGGACCTTCGCGGCATCCGCGGCTTCGGCATGTCCAACCCCTGGTTCGCCAAGGCCTTTGAAGGCGATTCCGGCGGAGCGGTCATTTCCGGCGGCAAGGCCGTGGGACTCACCAGCGCGATTTCCGATGAGTCGGACGGGGCAAAGGGCCGTGCCTATTTCACCGACATCAACCAAGCGCTCAAGCAGGCCAAGGGCTACTCCATAAAGATCTTTGTCAACGCCCCCAAGATCACCACCAAGGTCAAGGGTGCGGGCATGGCGGCAGGGGCCAAGATTTCCGGAACAGTGGCATCGGCGCCGTCCGGTTCGACGGTCCAGGTGGTCTCCTCGGGAAAGAAGATCGCCACGGCCAAGATCTCCAAGGGCGCCTTCAGCTTCAAGACGCCGCAGAAGCTGGGCACATTCAAGTTCACGGTGCAGACGGCCAAGGGGTTCAGCAAATCCCGATCCACCGCGGGCTCCGTCAAACTGCTCATCCCGGCCCCGAGAATCACGGCACCCACAAACGGGGCGACCTCCGTCGGGTCCGTGACCAAGATTTCCGGCAAGGGATTTCCCGGTGCCACGGTGAAGCTGTCCGGCGCCGTGAAAGGCAAGGCGAAGGTCGGCAAGGACGGCAAATGGAGCAAAAAGACAGGCGCGCTGGGGTACGGCGGACACAAGATCACCGTCACGCAGTCCAAGGGCTCCCTAGTCTCCCGGGCGGCCGTCGCATCCTTCAAGGTTGCCGTTCCTGCCCCGGCGTTTACCGCACCGGCACGCAACACCGCATCCACCAAGGCACCGCGGGCCATTTCGGGGACCGGCATTCCGGGGGCCACGCTGAAGCTCAGCGGAGACGTCATCAAGAGCCTCACCATCGGCGGGAAGGGCAAATGGAGCGTCAAGCTGAAGAGCTCCTGGAGCCTCGGCAGCTACGGCATCAAGGCAACGCAGAAAGTCGGCAAGCATACCTCGGCAAACGCCCGGATCAGCTTTAAGGTCGTTCCAAAGGCGCCGTCGATCGCATCCCCGACCGCGGGCAGGAAATTCGCGCAGGACAAGGCGCCCACCACGATATCCGGCCGCGGCATTAGCGGGGCTACGGTGACGATCGTCCTGGGCAAGGCCAAATTGAGTACCACGGTTGTCAGGGGAGCCTGGAAGGCGCAGATCCCCGGAGGCTGGAAGGCCGGTTCCCACACGGCAACCGCCGTTCAGGTTCTCAAGAAGACCGCCTCGGCACCCATCAAGGTCAAATTCAGCGTCGCCGGGCCAGACGCGTCGTAG